Proteins from a single region of Haloterrigena alkaliphila:
- a CDS encoding UPF0179 family protein, giving the protein MSTVTLVGTRLADPGTEFVYQGEADACAGCPYRSQCLNLEPDTKYRITSVRENAQTLECAMHDGGVRAVEVEPAAVRANIPSKGAFAGSKASLAGPCPYVECPSHEYCDPDGADLDAEYRIREIVGEPPHEVCHLDRSLELVELDTDD; this is encoded by the coding sequence ATGTCTACCGTCACGCTCGTCGGCACCCGGCTCGCCGATCCGGGGACCGAGTTCGTCTACCAGGGCGAGGCCGACGCCTGCGCCGGCTGTCCCTACCGGAGTCAGTGTCTCAATCTCGAGCCCGACACGAAGTACCGCATCACGTCCGTCCGGGAGAACGCCCAGACGCTCGAGTGCGCCATGCACGACGGCGGCGTCCGCGCCGTCGAGGTCGAACCGGCCGCCGTCCGCGCGAACATCCCGTCCAAGGGCGCCTTCGCCGGCAGCAAGGCGAGCCTCGCCGGCCCCTGCCCCTACGTCGAGTGTCCGAGCCACGAGTACTGCGACCCCGACGGCGCCGACCTCGACGCGGAGTATCGCATCCGCGAAATCGTCGGCGAGCCGCCCCACGAGGTCTGTCACCTCGATCGCTCGCTCGAGCTCGTCGAACTGGACACCGACGACTGA
- a CDS encoding amphi-Trp domain-containing protein, which translates to MAEKTANEEEVSREQAADLIQELAHQLRSEGEAEVTVGNKVLTLTPAPELEYGIEVQERSPMLGGERQQITVTLDWEVSDEPT; encoded by the coding sequence ATGGCAGAGAAGACCGCCAACGAGGAAGAGGTGTCACGGGAACAGGCGGCCGACCTGATACAGGAACTCGCTCACCAGCTTCGAAGCGAGGGAGAGGCCGAAGTGACGGTCGGCAACAAGGTGTTGACGCTCACGCCGGCGCCGGAATTAGAGTACGGAATCGAGGTCCAGGAGCGCTCGCCGATGCTCGGCGGCGAACGCCAGCAGATCACGGTGACCCTCGACTGGGAAGTCAGCGACGAACCGACCTAA
- a CDS encoding P-loop NTPase, with amino-acid sequence MSITEHELEIKLEEIEDPDIGEDIVSLGLVNDVRIEDGTARIELALNAPYAPSEMELGNRIREVVGEAGLEADLRAHVGEEHGFDDEVLPRVRNVIAVSSGKGGVGKTTVAANIAAGLEKRGAMVGLLDADIHGPNIPRILPVETEPGVTPNEEIVPPRSDGVRVISMGIMMEEEDDPAILRGPMVNKFMLKFLEGVEWGRLDYLIVDLPPGTGDATLNLLQSMPVTGAVVVTTPQEMALDDTRKGIQMFNKHDTPVLGVVENMSSFVCPSCGDEHGLFGTGGAQTIVDKYDVPLLGRIPIHPDFGAEGSEGALVKDDSSQVQETVEDLVAEVSDRIGETNRRTVAENVDGGPENTLPTETED; translated from the coding sequence ATGAGTATTACAGAACACGAACTCGAGATCAAACTCGAGGAGATCGAGGACCCGGACATCGGCGAGGACATCGTCTCGCTGGGACTGGTCAACGACGTTCGCATCGAGGACGGAACCGCCCGCATCGAACTGGCCCTGAACGCGCCGTACGCCCCCTCCGAGATGGAACTCGGCAATCGGATTCGCGAGGTCGTCGGCGAGGCCGGTCTCGAGGCGGACCTGCGAGCACACGTCGGCGAGGAACACGGCTTCGACGACGAGGTGCTCCCGCGAGTGCGCAACGTCATCGCCGTCTCCTCGGGGAAAGGCGGCGTCGGCAAGACGACCGTCGCCGCGAACATCGCGGCGGGACTCGAGAAGCGCGGGGCCATGGTCGGCCTGCTCGACGCCGACATTCACGGGCCGAACATCCCGCGCATCCTGCCGGTCGAGACCGAACCCGGCGTGACGCCCAACGAGGAGATCGTTCCGCCCCGCTCGGACGGCGTCCGGGTCATCAGTATGGGGATCATGATGGAGGAGGAAGACGATCCCGCCATTCTCCGGGGCCCGATGGTCAACAAGTTCATGCTGAAGTTCCTCGAGGGCGTCGAGTGGGGTCGGCTCGACTACCTCATCGTCGACCTCCCGCCGGGAACCGGCGACGCGACGCTGAACCTGCTGCAGTCGATGCCCGTCACGGGCGCCGTCGTCGTCACGACGCCCCAGGAGATGGCGCTGGACGACACCCGCAAGGGGATCCAGATGTTCAACAAGCACGACACGCCCGTGCTGGGCGTCGTCGAGAACATGAGTTCGTTCGTCTGTCCCTCCTGTGGCGACGAACACGGGCTGTTCGGCACCGGGGGCGCACAGACCATCGTCGACAAGTACGACGTCCCGCTGCTCGGCCGGATCCCGATCCACCCGGACTTCGGCGCGGAGGGCAGCGAGGGCGCGCTGGTCAAGGACGACTCGAGTCAGGTCCAGGAGACGGTCGAGGACCTCGTCGCGGAGGTCTCGGACCGCATCGGCGAGACGAACCGCCGGACGGTCGCCGAGAACGTCGACGGCGGCCCGGAGAACACGCTCCCGACCGAAACCGAAGACTAG
- the nrfD gene encoding NrfD/PsrC family molybdoenzyme membrane anchor subunit: MSTKLPTEEDILRPINTFTKKYIILYGVSALALVAFLVAWAYQLQQGLIVTGLGDWGSGGGSTWGLYIGAFIWWVGIAHGGIILSAAVRLLGMDRYMPVARLAEMLTIAGLSAAGFYILVHMGRPDRMVTSVIGHYHITVNNSPLVWDVTVITAYFVMTATYLGLTLRYDVSRLRDDMPSHFSPLYDLLTIGYTEKEDEIVERMVWWLAAAVIIMAPLLLHGGVIPWLFSLLPAMPAWTGAIQGPQFLSIALTSAISGVILIAAAFRRAYDWDHIFTDDIFRGLLLWLGFFCLLFLWFQLQQLINGLFLGPLDQAHAVEGKVGHPVYQVSMLMVLGTLIYIFLQGIRPALFSRARAMVAGVVVLTATFLEKLLFVVEGFLHPTFDIYAATPGEYFPSVIEWLSLAGTIGMVVLIFLNISKVVPVVELHALQHMRGEHEHKEDEHTTEPEVNA, encoded by the coding sequence ATGAGCACGAAACTGCCCACGGAGGAGGACATCCTCCGACCGATCAACACGTTCACGAAGAAGTACATCATCCTATACGGCGTCTCCGCCCTGGCCCTCGTGGCCTTCCTCGTGGCCTGGGCCTACCAGCTCCAGCAGGGACTGATCGTCACCGGCCTCGGCGACTGGGGCTCCGGTGGCGGCTCCACCTGGGGACTGTACATCGGCGCGTTCATCTGGTGGGTCGGGATCGCTCACGGCGGGATCATCCTCTCGGCCGCAGTGCGCCTGCTGGGGATGGACCGCTACATGCCGGTCGCCCGACTCGCAGAGATGCTGACGATCGCCGGCCTCTCCGCGGCGGGCTTCTACATTCTGGTCCACATGGGCCGACCAGACCGAATGGTCACGAGCGTCATCGGTCACTACCACATTACGGTGAACAACTCGCCGCTGGTGTGGGACGTGACCGTCATCACGGCCTACTTCGTGATGACCGCGACCTACCTCGGCCTGACGCTGCGCTACGACGTCAGCCGACTGCGCGACGACATGCCGTCTCACTTCAGTCCGCTCTACGATCTGCTGACGATCGGCTACACGGAGAAGGAAGACGAGATCGTCGAGCGGATGGTCTGGTGGCTGGCCGCGGCGGTCATCATCATGGCCCCGCTCCTGCTCCACGGTGGCGTCATCCCGTGGCTGTTCTCGCTGCTGCCGGCGATGCCCGCCTGGACCGGTGCGATTCAGGGGCCGCAGTTCCTCTCGATCGCGCTCACCTCGGCGATCAGCGGCGTGATCCTCATCGCGGCTGCCTTCCGGCGCGCCTACGACTGGGATCACATCTTCACGGACGACATCTTCCGTGGACTGCTCCTGTGGCTCGGGTTCTTCTGCCTGCTGTTCCTGTGGTTCCAGCTCCAGCAGCTCATCAACGGGCTGTTCCTCGGCCCGCTCGACCAGGCCCACGCGGTGGAGGGCAAGGTCGGCCACCCGGTCTATCAGGTCTCGATGCTGATGGTCCTCGGGACGCTTATCTACATCTTCCTGCAGGGCATCCGTCCGGCGCTGTTCAGCCGCGCCCGCGCCATGGTCGCCGGCGTCGTCGTCCTCACCGCGACCTTCCTCGAGAAGTTGCTGTTCGTCGTGGAAGGGTTCCTGCACCCGACGTTCGACATCTACGCGGCCACGCCCGGGGAGTACTTCCCGAGCGTGATCGAGTGGCTCTCGCTCGCGGGAACGATCGGCATGGTCGTGCTGATCTTCCTCAACATCTCGAAGGTCGTACCCGTCGTCGAACTCCACGCCCTCCAACACATGCGCGGCGAGCACGAACACAAAGAAGATGAACACACCACGGAACCGGAGGTGAACGCGTAA
- a CDS encoding DUF5820 family protein has translation MTDPAADGDPDPALPALPDDWTVWNRGEDGRLVLAYRPDVFDADAFSAACLPTLYLTHGKRTRRPGTNPGNRTDDDDWYVSLYLEPDVSADTERFATRVEALERVAALARAFDDGEIDYRGLYQVPRETYFERLDELTGRDETASSDRHA, from the coding sequence ATGACCGACCCGGCGGCCGACGGCGATCCAGACCCGGCGCTTCCGGCGCTCCCCGACGACTGGACCGTCTGGAACCGGGGCGAGGACGGACGACTCGTCCTCGCTTACCGGCCGGACGTCTTCGACGCCGACGCGTTCTCGGCGGCCTGTCTGCCCACCCTCTACCTAACGCACGGCAAACGGACGCGTCGTCCCGGCACTAATCCCGGCAATCGGACCGATGACGACGACTGGTACGTCTCCCTCTACCTCGAGCCGGACGTCTCGGCCGATACCGAACGGTTCGCGACGCGGGTGGAGGCGCTCGAGCGGGTCGCCGCCCTCGCGCGGGCGTTCGACGACGGCGAGATCGACTACCGGGGGCTCTACCAGGTCCCTCGCGAGACGTACTTCGAGCGACTGGACGAACTGACCGGTCGGGACGAGACGGCGTCGTCCGATCGCCACGCGTGA
- a CDS encoding asparagine synthase C-terminal domain-containing protein: MTLRGATPETVREALETGDPLPGTTGFAGALDGLLVRDAFGRQPLYLETATDGDADNATDDADAATNATAATNPEEGREWAFEPASLESPELLPAGSVFDPTDLAGKPERRWPLPDPEPESDRDAALEAVSAAVETATADALAPDREVAVAFSGGVDSALVAELLDAPLYVVGFPDSHDVEAARTAAEAMGRDLTVVELEPADLERAVPRVAEATGRTNAMDVQIALPLYLVGERVAADGFDALAVGQGADELFGGYEKVVRLDHRVDAETTRGAVREQISSLADQLPRDVHAIEATGLEPVAPLLHDAVVDAALGLPGDLLADENERKRALRRVAADYLPDEIVTREKKAVQYGSLVARELDRLARQDGYKRRLDDHVTKYVRSLSPDEPDPPRA, encoded by the coding sequence ATGACGCTGCGCGGCGCCACCCCCGAGACCGTCCGCGAGGCTCTCGAGACGGGCGATCCGCTCCCCGGCACGACCGGATTTGCGGGGGCACTGGACGGCCTGCTCGTCCGCGACGCGTTCGGCCGGCAGCCGCTGTACCTCGAGACGGCGACCGACGGCGATGCCGACAATGCTACCGACGACGCCGACGCCGCCACCAACGCCACCGCCGCCACCAACCCCGAGGAGGGCCGCGAGTGGGCGTTCGAACCCGCGTCCCTCGAGTCCCCCGAACTCCTGCCGGCCGGCTCCGTATTCGATCCGACGGATCTCGCCGGAAAGCCGGAACGCCGCTGGCCCCTCCCCGACCCCGAACCCGAGTCCGACCGCGACGCCGCGCTCGAGGCCGTCTCGGCCGCCGTCGAGACCGCAACGGCCGACGCGCTCGCCCCCGATCGGGAGGTCGCCGTCGCCTTCTCCGGCGGCGTCGACTCGGCGCTGGTCGCCGAACTGCTCGACGCGCCGCTGTACGTCGTCGGCTTCCCCGACAGCCACGACGTCGAGGCCGCTCGGACGGCCGCCGAGGCGATGGGTCGCGACCTCACGGTCGTCGAGCTCGAGCCCGCGGACCTCGAGCGAGCGGTCCCCCGGGTCGCCGAGGCGACCGGCCGGACGAACGCGATGGACGTCCAGATCGCCCTGCCGCTGTACCTGGTCGGCGAGCGCGTCGCCGCCGACGGCTTCGACGCGCTGGCGGTCGGTCAGGGCGCCGACGAACTGTTCGGCGGCTACGAGAAGGTCGTCCGCCTCGACCACCGCGTCGACGCCGAGACGACCCGCGGGGCGGTCCGCGAGCAGATTTCGTCCCTGGCCGACCAGCTTCCCCGGGACGTCCACGCGATCGAGGCGACCGGTCTCGAGCCGGTCGCCCCCCTGCTCCACGACGCCGTCGTCGACGCGGCGCTCGGACTGCCCGGCGACCTGCTCGCCGACGAAAACGAGCGCAAGCGGGCGCTGCGGCGGGTCGCCGCCGACTACCTCCCCGACGAGATCGTCACCCGCGAGAAGAAGGCCGTCCAGTACGGCAGCCTCGTCGCCCGCGAACTCGATCGCCTCGCCCGACAGGACGGCTACAAACGGCGACTGGACGACCACGTGACGAAGTACGTCCGGTCGCTGTCTCCGGACGAACCGGATCCGCCGCGGGCGTGA
- a CDS encoding PrkA family serine protein kinase codes for MTGDIETLETLSTDYKESMPADLRETKSFDWYLEECYEDPKITRNAHQRVADMFDYYGTTYDETEGVVEYLLASEDPLNDGENTFYGRVIHQSIHEFVNKVKSGARRLGPERRIKLLLGPVGSGKSHFDKQVRKYFEDYTLREEGRMYTFRWTNLCDVVQDQDPADDSVRSPMNQDPLVLLPVEQRQRVIDDLNENLDAPYTIQNEQALDPESEFYMDKLLAHYDDDLQQVLENHVEIIRLVADENKRQALETFEPKDKKNQDETELTGDVNYSKIAIYGESDPRAFDYSGAFCNANRGVFSGEELLKLQREFLYDFLHATQEQTIKPKNNPRIDIDQVIVGRTNMPEYKDKKGDEKMEAFNDRTKRIDFPYVLSYEDEASIYEKMLTNADVPDINVEPHTLEMAGLFGVLTRIEEPDTETVDLLSKAKAYNGEIDEGDDIDTKKLREEAAEKAEIGEGMVGVSPRFIGDEIAEAIMDSKHRQRGFLSPLTVFNFFEENLEHHGSIPEENFEKYYRYLETVREEYKERAIEDVRHALAYDIDEIQRQGEKYMDHVMAYIDDDTIEDDLTGREQEPDETFLRSVEEKLDIPEDRKEDFRQEVSNWVSRRAREGEAFNPQDNERLRRALERKLWEDKKHNINFSALVSANEFDDDERSAWIDALMEQGYSEAGAKEVLEFAGAEVAKAEMDD; via the coding sequence ATGACCGGTGACATCGAGACACTCGAGACGCTCAGCACGGATTACAAGGAATCGATGCCCGCAGACCTGCGGGAGACCAAGTCCTTCGACTGGTACTTAGAAGAGTGCTACGAGGACCCGAAGATCACCCGCAACGCCCACCAGCGGGTCGCGGACATGTTCGACTACTACGGGACGACCTACGACGAGACCGAAGGGGTTGTCGAGTACCTCCTCGCGAGCGAGGATCCGCTGAACGACGGCGAGAACACCTTCTACGGACGGGTGATCCACCAGTCGATCCACGAGTTCGTGAACAAGGTGAAGTCGGGCGCCCGCCGCCTCGGCCCCGAGCGGCGCATCAAGCTGCTGCTCGGCCCCGTCGGCTCCGGGAAGTCCCACTTCGACAAGCAGGTCCGCAAGTACTTCGAGGACTACACGCTCCGCGAGGAGGGCCGGATGTACACGTTCCGGTGGACCAACCTCTGTGACGTCGTCCAGGATCAGGACCCGGCCGACGACAGCGTCCGGTCCCCGATGAACCAGGACCCGCTCGTGCTCCTGCCCGTCGAGCAGCGCCAGCGCGTGATCGACGACCTAAACGAGAACCTCGACGCGCCCTACACCATTCAGAACGAGCAGGCGCTGGACCCCGAGAGCGAGTTCTACATGGACAAACTGCTCGCTCACTACGACGACGACCTCCAGCAGGTCCTGGAGAACCACGTCGAGATCATCCGGCTGGTCGCCGACGAGAACAAGCGCCAGGCCCTGGAGACGTTCGAGCCCAAGGACAAGAAGAACCAGGACGAGACCGAACTGACCGGCGACGTCAACTACTCGAAGATCGCGATCTACGGCGAGTCCGACCCGCGCGCGTTCGACTACTCGGGGGCGTTCTGTAACGCCAACCGCGGCGTCTTCTCCGGCGAGGAGCTCCTGAAACTCCAGCGAGAGTTCCTCTACGACTTCCTCCACGCGACCCAGGAGCAGACGATCAAGCCCAAGAACAACCCGCGGATCGACATCGACCAGGTGATCGTCGGCCGGACGAACATGCCCGAGTACAAGGACAAGAAGGGCGACGAGAAGATGGAGGCGTTCAACGACCGCACCAAGCGGATCGACTTCCCCTACGTCCTCTCCTACGAGGACGAGGCCAGCATCTACGAGAAGATGCTGACCAACGCCGACGTCCCCGACATCAACGTCGAGCCCCACACGCTCGAGATGGCGGGGCTGTTCGGCGTCCTGACGCGCATCGAAGAGCCCGACACCGAGACCGTCGACCTCCTCTCGAAGGCAAAAGCGTACAACGGCGAGATCGACGAGGGCGACGACATCGACACGAAGAAGCTCCGCGAAGAGGCCGCCGAGAAGGCCGAGATCGGCGAGGGCATGGTCGGGGTCTCGCCGCGCTTCATCGGCGACGAGATCGCCGAGGCGATCATGGACTCCAAGCACCGCCAGCGCGGGTTCCTCTCGCCGCTGACGGTGTTCAACTTCTTCGAGGAGAACCTGGAGCACCACGGCTCTATCCCGGAGGAGAACTTCGAGAAGTACTACCGCTACCTCGAGACGGTCCGCGAGGAGTACAAGGAGCGAGCCATCGAGGACGTCCGCCACGCGCTGGCCTACGACATCGACGAGATACAGCGCCAGGGCGAGAAGTACATGGACCACGTGATGGCCTACATCGACGACGACACCATCGAAGACGACCTCACGGGCCGCGAACAGGAGCCCGACGAGACGTTCCTGCGGAGCGTCGAGGAGAAACTCGACATCCCCGAGGACCGCAAGGAGGACTTCCGTCAGGAGGTCTCCAACTGGGTCTCCCGGCGCGCACGCGAGGGCGAAGCGTTCAACCCGCAGGACAACGAGCGCCTGCGCCGCGCCTTAGAGCGCAAACTCTGGGAGGACAAGAAGCACAACATCAACTTCTCCGCGCTGGTCAGCGCCAACGAGTTCGACGACGACGAGCGGTCGGCGTGGATCGACGCGCTGATGGAACAGGGCTACTCCGAGGCGGGCGCCAAGGAAGTGCTCGAGTTCGCCGGTGCGGAGGTCGCCAAGGCAGAGATGGACGACTAA
- a CDS encoding PrkA family serine protein kinase: MTGNDYVTEADRTLEETYEEPMGLAAYVDRIFENPTIASHASKYLLEAIEAAGTRTVVEEGEEKERYRFFDDPHNDGEHAILGNTEVLNGFVDDLRSIAAGRAKDEKIIWFEGPTATGKSELKRCLVNGLREYSKTPEGRRYTVEWNVTTADSGDRGLSYGSGDPTATDDQHWYESPVQAHPLSVFPQEVRDELLADLNAELDDHVPVQVDAELDPFSREAYEYLEERYRREGEEELFSAITNGDHLRVKNYVVDVGQGVGVLHSEDDGPPKERLVGSWMHGMLQELDSRGRKNPQAFSYDGVLSQGNGVLTIVEDAAQHADLLQKLLNVPDEQSVKLDKGIGMDVDTQMLIISNPDLEAQLNQHSDRNGMDPLKALKRRLDKHQFGYLTNLSLECELIRRELTNETAVWEAESYDELEDRIREAVTVLVKDQDGETREREFAPHAIEAAGLYAVVTRLDEENLPNGLDLVDKALIYDQGYLQEGDSRREKEEFDFDGEAHDGEHGVPVTYTRDTLAELLQTDRDRHHPDLPVENVVMPRDVLNAMAEGMAEAPVFSTGERSEFENRIVPVKNYLFDRQESDVIEAIMHDKRVDEETVAEYVEHVYAWETEEPLYNDRGERVEPDPLKMKLFEIEHLGRFSEAEYEDNLPRESVRNFRREKVITSLNRHAWEHRDEDFSVEDVDLTAIPVIKTVLESHDWDDVQRTFEDFDPRQWDDPPSGTETAAVKEDTIDTMVDLFGYSAASAELTSRHVMGQVSYRWD; the protein is encoded by the coding sequence ATGACCGGCAACGACTACGTCACCGAGGCCGACCGCACGCTGGAGGAGACCTACGAGGAGCCGATGGGCCTCGCGGCGTACGTCGATCGGATCTTCGAGAACCCGACGATCGCGTCCCACGCCTCGAAGTACCTGCTCGAGGCGATCGAGGCCGCGGGCACCCGCACCGTAGTCGAGGAGGGCGAGGAGAAGGAGCGCTACCGGTTCTTCGACGACCCGCACAACGACGGCGAACACGCGATTCTGGGCAACACCGAGGTGCTCAACGGGTTCGTCGACGACCTCCGGTCGATCGCCGCGGGCCGGGCGAAAGACGAGAAGATCATCTGGTTCGAGGGGCCGACCGCGACGGGCAAGTCGGAACTCAAGCGCTGTCTGGTCAACGGGCTGCGCGAGTACTCCAAGACGCCCGAGGGCCGCCGGTACACGGTCGAGTGGAACGTCACGACGGCCGACTCCGGCGACCGCGGGCTGAGCTACGGCAGCGGCGACCCGACGGCGACGGACGATCAACACTGGTACGAGAGCCCCGTGCAGGCCCACCCGCTGTCGGTCTTCCCGCAGGAGGTTCGCGACGAGCTACTCGCGGACCTGAACGCCGAACTCGACGATCACGTCCCCGTGCAGGTCGACGCGGAACTCGATCCGTTCTCCCGCGAGGCCTACGAGTACCTCGAGGAGCGATACCGTCGGGAGGGCGAGGAGGAACTGTTCTCGGCGATCACCAACGGCGACCACCTCCGGGTGAAGAACTACGTCGTCGACGTCGGCCAGGGCGTCGGCGTCCTCCACTCGGAGGACGACGGGCCGCCGAAGGAGCGACTCGTCGGCTCCTGGATGCACGGCATGCTCCAGGAACTGGACTCGCGGGGGCGCAAGAACCCGCAGGCCTTCAGCTACGACGGCGTCCTCTCGCAGGGCAACGGCGTCCTCACCATCGTCGAGGACGCGGCCCAGCACGCCGACCTGCTCCAGAAACTGCTGAACGTCCCCGACGAGCAGTCCGTCAAGCTGGACAAGGGGATCGGGATGGACGTCGACACCCAGATGCTGATCATCTCGAACCCCGACCTCGAGGCCCAGCTCAACCAGCACTCGGATCGCAACGGCATGGACCCCCTGAAAGCGCTCAAGCGACGGCTCGACAAGCACCAGTTCGGCTACCTGACGAACCTCTCGCTCGAGTGCGAGCTGATCCGACGCGAACTGACCAACGAGACGGCCGTCTGGGAGGCCGAGAGCTACGACGAACTCGAGGACCGGATCCGCGAGGCGGTGACGGTGCTGGTCAAGGATCAGGACGGGGAGACCCGCGAGCGGGAGTTCGCCCCCCACGCCATCGAGGCGGCCGGACTGTACGCGGTCGTCACGCGACTCGACGAGGAGAACCTGCCAAACGGGCTCGACCTCGTCGACAAGGCCCTGATCTACGACCAGGGCTACCTGCAGGAGGGCGACAGTCGCCGCGAGAAGGAGGAGTTCGACTTCGACGGCGAGGCTCACGACGGCGAACACGGCGTGCCGGTCACCTACACGCGGGACACGCTCGCGGAACTCCTCCAGACCGACCGGGACCGCCACCACCCCGACCTGCCGGTCGAGAACGTCGTCATGCCCCGGGACGTGCTGAACGCGATGGCCGAGGGGATGGCCGAGGCGCCCGTCTTCTCGACGGGCGAACGCTCGGAGTTCGAGAACCGGATCGTGCCCGTGAAGAACTACCTCTTCGACCGCCAGGAGAGCGACGTCATCGAGGCGATCATGCACGACAAGCGCGTCGACGAGGAGACCGTCGCCGAGTACGTCGAACACGTCTACGCGTGGGAGACCGAGGAGCCGCTGTACAACGACCGCGGCGAGCGCGTCGAACCGGATCCGCTGAAGATGAAGCTGTTCGAGATCGAACACCTCGGCCGCTTCTCCGAGGCCGAGTACGAGGACAACCTCCCCCGCGAGAGCGTCCGCAACTTCCGCCGCGAGAAGGTGATTACCTCGCTGAACCGCCACGCCTGGGAGCACCGCGACGAGGACTTCTCGGTCGAGGACGTCGACCTCACCGCGATTCCGGTGATCAAGACCGTCCTCGAGAGCCACGACTGGGACGACGTCCAGCGGACCTTCGAGGACTTCGACCCGCGCCAGTGGGACGACCCGCCGAGCGGCACGGAGACGGCGGCGGTCAAGGAAGACACGATCGATACCATGGTCGATCTCTTCGGCTACTCGGCGGCGTCGGCCGAACTGACCAGCCGACACGTCATGGGACAGGTGAGCTACAGATGGGACTGA
- a CDS encoding PHP domain-containing protein, with amino-acid sequence MLSVELHAHSSLSYDGRDPIELILEQADAVGLDAIAVTDHDEIDASLEAAELAADYGLIGIPAMEISSKAGHVLGFGLEEAVPPGLSFESTLETIWDQGGLAVIPHPFQESRHGVMARITRDQLARGDAIEVYNSRLLTGRANRQAERFARARDLPMTAGSDAHISEMVGQAVTRVDADERSADAILEAIREGRTSVEGKRTPWRISFRQAAGGVTRRVRNSMLGLFR; translated from the coding sequence GTGCTGTCGGTTGAACTCCACGCTCACTCGTCGCTGTCCTACGACGGCCGCGACCCGATCGAACTCATCCTCGAACAGGCCGACGCCGTCGGGTTGGACGCGATCGCCGTGACCGACCACGACGAGATCGACGCCAGTCTCGAGGCCGCCGAACTCGCCGCCGATTACGGCCTGATCGGGATTCCGGCCATGGAAATCTCGAGCAAGGCCGGCCACGTGCTGGGCTTCGGCCTCGAGGAAGCCGTGCCGCCCGGGCTCTCCTTCGAATCGACCCTCGAGACCATCTGGGACCAGGGCGGCCTCGCCGTGATCCCCCACCCGTTCCAGGAGTCGCGCCACGGCGTGATGGCCCGCATCACCCGCGACCAACTCGCCCGTGGCGACGCGATCGAGGTCTACAACTCTCGGCTGCTGACCGGCCGCGCCAACCGACAGGCCGAGCGCTTCGCCCGCGCCCGCGACCTGCCGATGACCGCCGGCAGCGACGCCCACATCAGCGAAATGGTCGGCCAGGCGGTCACCCGCGTCGACGCCGACGAGCGATCGGCCGACGCCATCCTCGAGGCGATCCGCGAGGGCCGGACCTCCGTCGAGGGCAAGCGGACGCCGTGGCGGATCAGCTTCCGGCAGGCCGCCGGCGGCGTCACCCGCCGAGTCAGGAACTCCATGCTCGGCTTGTTCCGATGA